A window of Chengkuizengella sediminis contains these coding sequences:
- a CDS encoding M4 family metallopeptidase: MKGLSLLFLCFFLLFVIHQPFQYPNLEPTVSETIFISEKAEEPLFISGQLTLPSSKNHEDILFQYLDSKKDLLKFKDSSKESFIIVEQFVDSLGYSFFRLQQVYDNIPVFGARITAHVDKNGVLNNISGTIIPDLEKKLKLKQNNIKKQQEAKNIAENHLWDSLNNKPIYEKEPKAELVIYSKENKANYVYMIHFNFYYPELGNWIYFVDTLTGDILSQFNQIHSVKGENTVGIGIGGLGHTRTLNTVLSSDSKYYLQDNSRGNGIITYDGLTTRDPLFVLWQDHDNIYDSKYDAAAVDAHFFTGVVYDYYKQVFARDSIDNKGALMRVIVHDGYNGARSTGGNAIFFGDYSENGIPLSSGLDIVAHEYTHGLIGMTAGLFPTNHAGAINESISDIFATLIEFHENQNPDWFIGEDVFPPYGIRNMRDPIIDHYSKYHEDTGVHYNAGISNKAAYLISEGGYYSDININGIGKEKLGEIFYRTLTQYLSMGSTFQHLRTSVIQSAKDLYGEDSGEVSTVTAAFDAVGIPSFTWISKTPMPTERNQLGVTALEGKIYAMGGYHNEEDLNAHEVYHPETNTWVSRANMPTARSDLGVAAVDGKIYAIGGKTGNLFLNTVEEYDPRTNTWSTKTNMPTARSGFGIAVVNGKIYVIGGTNGDPSRIVEEYDPKTDTWTTKANMPAAKRHLQAVEMNGKIYIIGGAPITNSFNYIYNEYNPQTDTWQIFNPNFIPKYHHSAISLDNKLYSFGGVNDEGDISTAEEYKLVSMNLEYNMPISMKKFGLAEIDETFYLIGGSNHFTARFE, translated from the coding sequence ATGAAAGGATTATCGCTGCTTTTTTTATGCTTTTTTCTATTGTTCGTCATTCATCAACCATTTCAGTATCCAAATTTAGAACCTACTGTTTCAGAAACGATTTTCATAAGTGAAAAAGCAGAAGAACCTTTATTTATTTCTGGTCAATTAACGCTCCCATCATCAAAAAATCATGAAGACATTCTATTCCAATATTTAGATTCAAAAAAGGACCTACTCAAATTTAAAGATTCATCCAAAGAATCATTTATCATAGTTGAACAATTCGTAGATTCATTAGGCTATTCGTTCTTTCGTTTACAGCAAGTGTATGACAATATCCCTGTTTTTGGTGCAAGAATTACTGCACATGTCGATAAAAACGGAGTATTAAATAATATTTCAGGAACAATAATCCCAGATTTAGAAAAAAAATTAAAATTAAAACAAAACAATATAAAAAAACAGCAAGAAGCTAAGAACATTGCAGAGAATCATTTGTGGGATAGTTTAAATAATAAGCCCATATATGAAAAAGAACCTAAAGCAGAATTGGTCATTTACTCAAAGGAAAATAAAGCCAATTATGTCTATATGATCCACTTCAACTTTTATTATCCTGAGCTAGGTAATTGGATTTATTTTGTTGATACTCTCACTGGGGATATTCTCTCGCAATTTAATCAAATCCATTCCGTTAAAGGGGAAAACACCGTTGGGATAGGGATAGGAGGACTTGGACATACAAGAACATTAAATACGGTGTTATCTTCAGACTCCAAATACTATTTACAAGATAACTCAAGAGGAAATGGGATTATCACTTACGATGGATTAACGACTAGAGATCCACTCTTTGTTCTATGGCAAGATCATGATAATATATATGATTCTAAATATGATGCTGCAGCAGTGGATGCGCATTTTTTTACAGGAGTAGTATACGACTACTATAAACAAGTTTTCGCTCGAGACAGTATAGATAACAAAGGTGCTCTCATGAGAGTTATTGTTCATGATGGATATAATGGTGCTCGGTCAACTGGAGGGAATGCAATTTTCTTTGGTGATTATAGTGAAAACGGTATACCCTTATCTTCTGGATTAGATATCGTTGCTCATGAATATACTCATGGATTAATAGGAATGACAGCTGGTTTATTTCCTACTAATCACGCAGGTGCTATCAATGAATCCATATCAGACATATTTGCAACATTAATTGAATTTCATGAAAACCAAAATCCAGATTGGTTCATTGGTGAAGACGTTTTCCCCCCTTATGGAATACGAAATATGAGAGATCCAATTATAGATCATTATTCCAAATATCATGAAGATACAGGAGTACATTACAATGCTGGAATTAGTAACAAGGCAGCCTATTTGATTAGTGAAGGAGGTTATTATTCTGACATTAATATTAACGGCATTGGGAAAGAAAAATTAGGTGAGATTTTCTACAGAACGTTAACTCAATATTTAAGTATGGGATCTACATTCCAACATTTACGAACATCAGTGATTCAATCAGCAAAAGATTTATATGGTGAGGATAGTGGAGAAGTGTCTACTGTGACAGCAGCCTTTGATGCTGTAGGTATTCCTTCGTTTACTTGGATATCTAAGACACCGATGCCTACAGAAAGAAATCAATTAGGTGTTACTGCATTGGAGGGAAAAATCTATGCTATGGGTGGATACCACAATGAGGAAGATCTTAATGCACATGAAGTGTATCATCCTGAAACCAATACTTGGGTATCCAGAGCAAATATGCCTACAGCTAGGAGCGATCTTGGAGTAGCAGCAGTGGACGGAAAAATTTATGCTATCGGAGGAAAAACAGGCAATCTATTTTTAAATACAGTTGAAGAATATGACCCTAGGACCAATACTTGGAGTACCAAAACGAACATGCCAACGGCTAGAAGTGGGTTTGGTATTGCAGTTGTGAATGGAAAAATTTATGTAATTGGGGGCACGAATGGAGATCCTTCACGCATAGTTGAAGAATATGATCCAAAGACGGATACATGGACTACAAAAGCCAACATGCCTGCAGCTAAAAGACACCTTCAAGCAGTTGAAATGAACGGGAAAATTTATATCATTGGAGGCGCACCGATTACTAACTCATTTAATTATATTTATAACGAATATAATCCACAGACAGACACATGGCAAATTTTTAACCCCAATTTTATACCTAAGTATCATCATAGCGCTATATCATTAGATAATAAATTATATTCGTTTGGTGGTGTTAACGATGAGGGTGACATTTCTACCGCAGAAGAATATAAATTAGTCAGTATGAATTTAGAATATAATATGCCTATCTCTATGAAAAAATTTGGTTTAGCAGAAATTGATGAAACATTTTATTTAATTGGAGGATCGAATCACTTTACAGCTAGGTTTGAATAA
- a CDS encoding Kelch repeat-containing protein has translation MFCSFLLLLSNSTIDNNPLFIPEKLITPPCNSDSSIISTGMKEEVNDNDHWELKTPMLTPKDQVGFATVNGRTYVIGGFTSDRYQSTSEVEEYNPETDTWTKKANMPTARGNFGVAVVDGEIYAIGGKSGTFLNTVEAYDPVTDSWSTKASMPTARDSLGVVAVDGKIYAIGGYNGSTLNHVEEYDPLTDSWEIKSYMPIARRTLGIAAFDGEIYTFGGATNTSPSSKIVEVYDPLTNTWNTKASMYKAKHSISASTLDGNIYVTGNKCGIENTQERYDPLTDSWSISSEAPINVSEFNTVELNNIIYMIKGSTHLAYHPNSNPQLTWEAKKPMPTKRIYPAVIAVNEKIYAIGGYNGSSLNSVEAYNPLTNTWSTKASMPTARRGHGVAVVDKKIYVIGGYNESFLNTVEEYDPITDTWTAKANMATARNGLSISVVNGKIYAIGGTIKEGYSNQVEEYDPLTNTWTTKANMPTDRTLFGTAVVDGKIVAMGGYNGNVLNTVEEYDPLTNSWITKTSMSTERHHLRAESLNGKILAIGGFDNKGYISKIIEEYDPITNTWLLKTSIPIDIIQFDSTVLNGTIHMSRGSIHLTYHP, from the coding sequence TTGTTTTGTTCATTTTTATTGTTATTGAGTAATTCAACAATTGATAACAACCCTCTATTCATTCCAGAAAAATTAATCACTCCACCATGTAACAGTGATTCATCAATAATATCCACAGGTATGAAAGAAGAAGTGAATGATAATGATCATTGGGAATTAAAAACACCTATGTTAACGCCAAAGGATCAAGTTGGATTTGCCACAGTAAATGGAAGAACTTATGTAATAGGAGGATTTACAAGTGATAGATATCAAAGCACTTCCGAAGTAGAGGAATATAATCCAGAAACGGATACATGGACTAAAAAAGCCAATATGCCAACAGCTAGGGGGAATTTTGGAGTTGCTGTAGTTGATGGGGAAATTTATGCCATTGGGGGGAAAAGTGGAACATTTTTAAATACAGTTGAAGCATATGATCCAGTTACTGATTCTTGGAGTACTAAAGCCAGTATGCCAACAGCTAGGGATAGTCTAGGAGTAGTTGCAGTAGATGGAAAGATATATGCCATTGGAGGATATAATGGATCTACTTTAAATCATGTTGAAGAATATGACCCTCTTACTGATTCTTGGGAGATAAAAAGCTATATGCCTATAGCCAGAAGAACCCTTGGAATTGCTGCATTTGATGGGGAAATTTATACTTTTGGAGGAGCTACAAACACTTCACCTTCATCAAAAATAGTAGAAGTATATGACCCTCTTACCAATACATGGAATACTAAAGCCAGTATGTATAAGGCAAAGCATTCTATAAGTGCTTCAACCTTAGATGGTAATATCTATGTCACTGGTAATAAATGTGGAATTGAAAATACCCAAGAAAGATATGACCCTCTCACTGATTCTTGGAGCATATCCAGTGAAGCTCCTATAAATGTATCAGAATTCAATACTGTTGAATTAAATAATATCATTTATATGATTAAAGGTTCAACCCATCTTGCTTACCATCCAAATTCTAATCCTCAACTTACCTGGGAGGCAAAAAAACCCATGCCTACAAAAAGGATCTATCCAGCTGTTATTGCAGTGAATGAGAAAATCTATGCGATTGGGGGATATAACGGAAGCTCTTTAAATTCAGTGGAAGCATATAACCCTCTCACCAATACATGGAGTACAAAAGCAAGTATGCCTACCGCTAGAAGAGGCCATGGAGTTGCTGTAGTGGATAAGAAAATTTATGTGATTGGGGGATATAATGAAAGCTTTTTAAATACGGTTGAAGAATATGATCCAATTACCGATACTTGGACCGCAAAAGCCAATATGGCTACGGCTAGAAATGGGTTAAGTATATCTGTTGTGAATGGAAAAATTTATGCAATCGGAGGAACTATCAAAGAAGGCTATTCAAATCAGGTTGAAGAATATGATCCGCTCACCAATACTTGGACTACAAAGGCTAATATGCCTACGGATAGAACTCTTTTTGGGACCGCTGTAGTAGATGGAAAAATAGTTGCAATGGGTGGATATAATGGGAATGTTTTGAATACAGTTGAGGAATACGATCCACTCACTAATTCTTGGATTACGAAAACCAGTATGTCTACAGAGAGACATCATCTTAGGGCTGAATCATTAAATGGAAAAATACTTGCCATTGGGGGATTCGACAATAAAGGCTACATCTCAAAAATCATAGAAGAATATGATCCAATTACCAATACGTGGTTATTGAAAACGAGTATTCCTATAGATATCATCCAATTTGATTCTACTGTATTAAATGGAACCATCCATATGAGTAGAGGTTCAATCCATCTTACTTATCATCCTTAA
- a CDS encoding bifunctional metallophosphatase/5'-nucleotidase — translation MNTEVQKLSILHTNDIHSLFENMPKIATVFREFGNKLPKEQLLKIDCGDHMDRMRIETEGSYGLANIEVLNHTGYEVVTLGNNEGLTFEPNVLSDLYERHADFQVLGSNIYDMKSGKIPAWLKPYSIITKGKLKVGLIGVTIDFSLFYELLGLDVKEPLKVIQTLVEELRTKVDIIVVVSHLGLPTDEKMANEIQGIDCVLGAHTHHLLKEPIFIGNTMICAAGKLGQYVGMVEIEYDLERGHIKKRTARVINVSNYPNDKKIQETIEKYKKIGIKKLSEPISEIERELEIKWDRESSLGNLLAQGLRSWTGAQIGIVNSGQILKGLKNGEITREILLEICPSPINPCRMWLEGKQIREACEQALLLEFQQKPIRGFGFRGEVLGILNFDGMKVEYSDKRVINIWVGENRLVDEEEYLVGTIDMFTFGIGYYSLKTGRDIKFYLPEFLRDILMQQIQNPEEITRSRDLRWVEKK, via the coding sequence ATGAATACTGAAGTTCAGAAATTATCTATTCTACACACGAATGATATTCATAGTTTATTTGAAAACATGCCCAAAATCGCAACTGTATTTCGAGAATTTGGAAATAAACTCCCTAAAGAACAATTATTAAAGATAGACTGTGGAGATCACATGGATCGTATGCGCATCGAAACAGAAGGAAGTTATGGTTTAGCCAATATAGAGGTTTTAAATCATACGGGGTATGAAGTTGTCACATTAGGTAATAATGAAGGTTTAACATTTGAACCTAATGTTTTGTCTGACTTGTATGAAAGACATGCTGACTTTCAAGTGTTGGGTAGTAACATATACGATATGAAGTCTGGAAAAATTCCAGCTTGGTTAAAACCATATTCAATCATAACAAAAGGAAAATTGAAAGTGGGGCTTATAGGTGTTACGATTGATTTTTCTCTTTTTTATGAGTTGTTAGGATTGGATGTTAAAGAACCTTTAAAAGTGATCCAAACTTTAGTAGAAGAGCTACGAACAAAAGTAGATATTATCGTTGTCGTTTCACATCTAGGTTTGCCTACGGATGAAAAAATGGCAAATGAGATTCAAGGGATTGATTGTGTGCTTGGAGCACATACACATCACTTACTTAAAGAACCAATTTTTATAGGTAATACTATGATTTGTGCCGCTGGTAAATTAGGTCAATATGTTGGAATGGTAGAGATAGAGTATGATTTAGAACGTGGTCATATAAAGAAAAGAACTGCAAGAGTTATTAATGTTTCTAATTATCCAAATGACAAAAAAATCCAAGAAACGATTGAAAAATATAAAAAGATCGGAATAAAAAAATTAAGTGAGCCAATCTCTGAAATAGAAAGAGAGTTAGAAATTAAGTGGGATAGAGAGTCCTCATTAGGAAACTTATTAGCTCAAGGTCTAAGATCATGGACAGGTGCTCAAATTGGGATTGTAAATTCGGGTCAAATATTGAAGGGTCTAAAAAATGGAGAAATTACCCGGGAAATATTACTCGAAATTTGTCCATCTCCAATTAACCCTTGTCGAATGTGGTTAGAAGGGAAGCAAATAAGAGAAGCGTGTGAACAGGCTCTTTTACTTGAGTTTCAACAAAAACCGATCCGTGGTTTTGGTTTTAGAGGAGAAGTGTTAGGTATCCTAAACTTTGATGGGATGAAGGTTGAATATTCTGATAAGAGAGTGATCAATATATGGGTAGGAGAAAATCGATTAGTAGATGAAGAAGAGTATTTAGTAGGAACAATAGATATGTTTACATTCGGTATCGGATATTATTCTTTAAAAACAGGAAGGGACATTAAGTTTTATTTACCGGAATTTTTAAGAGATATCTTAATGCAACAAATTCAAAATCCAGAAGAGATTACAAGAAGTAGAGACTTGAGATGGGTTGAAAAAAAATAA
- the bacA gene encoding undecaprenyl-diphosphate phosphatase, whose product MTDIWIAVIQGIVEGLTEFLPVSSTGHLILSGHLLGFVGDKAETFEIVIQLGAILAVALIYWRRLLRLVGWEDPNHQKQSQKSLTLVHIFLAIIPAMLFGFLLHGFIKDYLFTPRTVLIGLVVGGMFMIFAERKHTIAKTKTMDDLTYRQAFQIGIAQCLALWPGFSRSGATIAGGLLSGANLRTSADFSFLIAVPMMVAASSYDLMKNFNQLSTEDLTFFVVGFIVSFIVALLAVVSFLKLLEKVKLSSFAYYRFILAGVFWLYMVGVGLD is encoded by the coding sequence ATGACAGATATTTGGATTGCAGTTATACAAGGAATCGTAGAGGGTTTAACAGAGTTTTTACCTGTTTCATCTACAGGGCATCTTATTTTATCAGGTCATTTACTTGGATTTGTAGGGGATAAAGCAGAAACATTTGAAATTGTAATTCAATTAGGAGCAATATTAGCTGTAGCACTTATTTATTGGAGGCGTTTACTACGGTTAGTTGGATGGGAAGATCCAAATCATCAAAAACAATCCCAGAAATCATTAACATTGGTGCATATTTTTTTAGCGATTATACCTGCTATGTTATTCGGTTTCTTATTACATGGATTTATTAAAGACTATCTATTCACGCCGAGAACTGTATTGATAGGTTTAGTTGTCGGTGGTATGTTCATGATATTTGCAGAACGAAAACATACTATAGCAAAAACAAAAACGATGGATGATTTAACCTACCGTCAAGCCTTTCAAATTGGAATAGCACAATGTTTAGCATTATGGCCTGGTTTTTCTAGATCAGGTGCAACGATAGCAGGAGGTTTATTATCAGGAGCTAATCTAAGAACATCCGCAGATTTCTCTTTTTTAATTGCTGTACCTATGATGGTAGCCGCTAGTTCATATGATTTAATGAAAAATTTTAATCAATTAAGCACAGAGGATCTCACGTTTTTTGTAGTTGGATTTATCGTTTCTTTTATTGTTGCATTGTTAGCCGTTGTTTCCTTTTTAAAATTGTTAGAGAAAGTTAAACTATCTTCTTTTGCTTATTACAGGTTCATCTTAGCAGGTGTGTTCTGGTTGTATATGGTTGGAGTAGGATTAGATTGA
- the yfkAB gene encoding radical SAM/CxCxxxxC motif protein YfkAB codes for MIITSKIDQTESKLKMKEDPWDPIHSLKKHGKHVLTSIELTISNLCNMRCEHCAVGDSLSFTEEMKVPLTLILEKLDEVEHLKTISITGGEPFYQLETVKEYILPILKYARERGVKTQINSNLTLDYARYELIAPYLDVMHISFNYENVEGFYEIGFARANRPTSIFVAEKLYERMINNSLELSKGGLFISAESMLNARTHEKIVTIHKLIDEMGCKRHEVHPMYPSSFAQNLPLLSLSQIRDTIRRLLEGRNKNIWMLFGTLPFYFCSDDIHDRKLLTRLQNERNVTVRNDPDGRNRLNIDLFNGSMHVTDFSDLSAVGNIQNQKLEEVFEKWIEHPINQTLNCFCSEVNCCGPNLLIKDAYYKNIDFKNRKAILNG; via the coding sequence ATGATAATTACATCAAAAATAGATCAAACTGAAAGTAAATTAAAAATGAAGGAAGATCCTTGGGATCCAATTCATTCATTAAAAAAACATGGGAAACATGTTCTTACGAGTATAGAATTAACCATTTCCAATCTTTGTAATATGCGTTGTGAGCATTGTGCAGTAGGAGATTCATTATCATTTACGGAAGAGATGAAAGTACCATTAACCTTGATTTTGGAAAAATTAGATGAAGTAGAACATCTAAAGACAATTAGTATTACGGGGGGAGAACCTTTTTATCAGCTTGAAACTGTAAAAGAATACATTTTACCTATACTAAAATATGCAAGAGAACGAGGGGTTAAAACCCAAATTAATTCTAATCTTACATTAGATTATGCAAGGTATGAGTTGATTGCACCATACTTAGATGTGATGCACATTTCTTTTAACTATGAAAACGTGGAAGGTTTTTATGAAATCGGATTTGCTCGAGCTAATCGTCCCACTAGTATATTTGTAGCCGAAAAGTTGTATGAGCGAATGATCAATAACTCACTTGAGTTAAGTAAAGGTGGATTATTTATTTCAGCAGAATCGATGCTTAATGCTCGAACACATGAAAAAATAGTGACAATACATAAGCTTATAGATGAAATGGGCTGTAAACGTCATGAGGTTCATCCAATGTATCCAAGTTCTTTTGCACAAAATTTGCCTTTGTTATCCTTGAGTCAAATCAGGGATACTATACGAAGATTACTTGAAGGAAGAAATAAAAATATCTGGATGTTGTTTGGAACTTTACCATTTTATTTTTGCAGTGATGATATCCATGATCGCAAACTTTTAACAAGGTTACAAAATGAACGTAATGTTACTGTACGCAATGATCCTGATGGACGCAATCGTTTAAACATAGATTTATTTAACGGTAGTATGCATGTCACAGATTTTTCTGATTTATCAGCTGTTGGAAATATACAGAATCAAAAACTAGAGGAAGTATTTGAAAAATGGATAGAGCATCCGATCAATCAAACCCTAAATTGTTTTTGCTCCGAAGTGAACTGTTGTGGTCCAAATTTATTAATTAAAGATGCATATTACAAAAATATTGATTTCAAAAATAGAAAAGCAATTTTAAACGGATAA
- the ytvI gene encoding sporulation integral membrane protein YtvI, with translation MSFRTILVILIGLAFLYALFTIGFPFLLAVLIAIFLEPLNQLLMKYARFNRLTSAITTSTLFTLSLLGVTYLLGMKVYSEFMQFINKVSKFFTDEKFYDNLRNYFEMEIITLIPPGFEDQYTTWINKGIDVLTTTVPKVITQISTIASKFPNLFFDLFIDYIVFSVAVYLFSFSLPMMKTSFLSIFDEKWRNNVDNVLMNLRNSIFGFIRAQVILSSLTYIVALTGLLILGVDYALVIALLIIFVDLLPILGTGSFIMPWAVYNFIIGNIFVGVGLVVLFLVITVFRRIVEPKILGKSIGIGALSALISLYIGFQLMGLVGLFLGPLVVILYQAMRDEGLIKINIKFD, from the coding sequence ATGTCATTCAGAACAATACTAGTCATACTAATAGGTCTTGCATTTTTATATGCACTTTTTACGATTGGTTTCCCGTTTTTATTAGCAGTTTTGATTGCGATTTTTCTTGAACCATTGAATCAACTGCTAATGAAGTATGCTCGGTTTAATCGTTTAACATCAGCTATTACTACATCCACCTTATTTACATTATCACTATTAGGTGTAACTTATTTACTTGGAATGAAGGTATATTCCGAATTTATGCAGTTTATCAATAAAGTATCTAAGTTTTTTACAGATGAAAAGTTTTACGATAATCTCAGAAATTATTTTGAAATGGAAATTATAACTTTAATCCCTCCAGGTTTTGAAGATCAATATACGACTTGGATTAATAAAGGTATCGATGTTTTGACGACCACAGTACCAAAAGTAATTACACAAATTTCAACAATTGCTAGTAAGTTTCCAAATTTATTTTTTGACTTATTCATTGATTACATCGTGTTTTCGGTAGCTGTATATTTATTTAGCTTTAGTTTACCTATGATGAAAACCTCATTTCTATCCATCTTTGATGAAAAGTGGAGAAACAATGTGGATAATGTATTAATGAATTTACGAAATTCAATCTTTGGATTTATTCGTGCACAGGTTATATTAAGTAGTTTAACTTACATCGTTGCTTTAACTGGATTATTAATTTTAGGTGTGGACTATGCATTAGTGATTGCGTTATTAATTATATTTGTCGATTTATTACCGATCTTAGGTACAGGCTCCTTTATTATGCCATGGGCAGTTTATAATTTTATCATTGGTAATATTTTTGTCGGGGTTGGATTGGTTGTTTTATTCTTAGTAATAACAGTATTCCGACGTATTGTAGAACCTAAAATTTTAGGTAAATCTATTGGCATTGGTGCATTATCTGCTTTAATCAGTTTATATATTGGTTTTCAATTGATGGGGCTTGTAGGTTTGTTCCTCGGTCCATTAGTAGTCATTTTATATCAAGCGATGCGTGATGAGGGATTAATAAAAATTAATATTAAGTTTGATTAA
- a CDS encoding spore coat associated protein CotJA has translation MVNKCEGGVKLYTQTKRYYPYISPFDPCPPIRVKTYSTPPELYVGFQRMNMPQYNPSEALNRGTLWPIFYSPYPDIPSGDINKYGENQKINNQSLNEGRESS, from the coding sequence ATGGTAAACAAATGTGAAGGAGGAGTAAAGTTGTATACACAAACAAAAAGGTATTACCCATATATTAGTCCATTTGATCCATGTCCACCTATCAGAGTAAAAACTTATTCAACCCCCCCTGAATTATATGTAGGGTTTCAAAGGATGAATATGCCACAATACAATCCTAGTGAGGCTTTAAATCGTGGTACTTTGTGGCCTATTTTTTATAGTCCATATCCAGATATACCAAGTGGTGATATAAATAAGTATGGAGAGAATCAGAAGATAAATAATCAATCTCTGAATGAAGGGAGAGAGAGTAGTTGA
- a CDS encoding spore coat protein CotJB, translating into MKENENLKMDDNYYKCLRRLQEIDFVLLDLSIYLDTHPFDQQAVAQLNQYSQERQILYKEYEKCYGPLYGFGRSFSKYPWEWPKTPWPWQV; encoded by the coding sequence TTGAAAGAAAATGAAAACTTAAAAATGGATGATAATTATTATAAATGCTTGAGGCGTTTACAAGAGATTGACTTTGTTTTATTGGATCTCTCAATATATTTAGATACACATCCGTTTGATCAGCAGGCTGTTGCACAGCTAAACCAATATTCTCAAGAAAGACAAATACTTTATAAAGAATACGAAAAATGCTACGGTCCACTCTATGGATTTGGACGTAGTTTTTCAAAATATCCTTGGGAATGGCCAAAAACTCCTTGGCCTTGGCAAGTTTAG
- a CDS encoding manganese catalase family protein yields the protein MWVYEKKLQYPVRVSKCDPRMAKYLFEAYGGADGELAAALRYLNQRYSIPEKVIGLLTDIGTEEFAHLEMIATMIYKLTKDCTPQQLEAAGLGSHYVAHDSALFYKDASGNPFTASYIQAKGDPIADLYEDIAAEEKARATYQWLIDLTDDVDLQDSLKFLREREVIHSQRFREAVEILKFESDRKQIF from the coding sequence ATGTGGGTTTATGAAAAAAAATTGCAATATCCAGTACGTGTAAGTAAGTGTGATCCAAGAATGGCAAAATACTTATTTGAGGCTTATGGCGGGGCTGATGGTGAATTGGCTGCAGCTTTACGTTATTTGAACCAGAGATACTCCATTCCTGAAAAAGTAATTGGATTATTGACAGATATTGGTACTGAAGAGTTTGCACACCTAGAGATGATTGCAACCATGATTTATAAGTTGACAAAAGATTGTACGCCACAGCAGTTAGAGGCTGCGGGATTAGGTTCTCATTATGTAGCACATGATAGTGCACTATTTTATAAAGATGCTTCAGGTAACCCTTTTACAGCATCATACATCCAAGCGAAAGGAGATCCCATTGCAGATTTATATGAAGATATCGCTGCTGAAGAAAAAGCAAGAGCCACTTATCAATGGTTAATAGATTTAACAGATGATGTGGATTTACAAGACAGCTTAAAATTTTTAAGAGAAAGAGAAGTCATTCATTCACAGCGTTTTCGTGAAGCTGTAGAAATTTTGAAATTTGAAAGTGATAGGAAGCAAATATTTTGA
- a CDS encoding DUF1028 domain-containing protein, whose product MKLINKDQIVATFSIVGFDPKTKELGIAVQSKFLGVGAVVPWAKAGVGAVATQSFANTSYGPKGLELMANGKSAQETMDILVEEDDEKQSRQVGIVDANGNSATFTGSDCYDWAGGIAGPNFAAQGNILVSAKTVESMAGTFNNCEGELSERLLSALDAGQNAGGDSRGKQSAALLIVKEQGGYGGFNDRYIDLRVDDHPEPIKELIRLHKLQQLYFSKTKANHILGIKGEIKEQLISILSQLGYLSTKEVSDEQLNRAFKTFIHTENFEERDLGAGKIDKEVLEFMKSLIKINRH is encoded by the coding sequence ATTAAATTGATAAACAAAGATCAGATCGTAGCTACATTTTCAATTGTTGGTTTTGATCCAAAAACAAAGGAACTAGGCATTGCTGTGCAATCAAAGTTTCTGGGTGTGGGAGCGGTGGTTCCATGGGCAAAAGCAGGTGTGGGGGCAGTAGCAACACAATCCTTTGCAAATACATCTTATGGACCTAAAGGTTTGGAGTTGATGGCTAATGGTAAAAGTGCACAAGAAACGATGGATATATTGGTAGAAGAGGATGATGAAAAACAGTCCAGGCAAGTAGGAATTGTAGATGCGAATGGGAATTCAGCTACTTTTACAGGAAGTGATTGTTATGACTGGGCGGGAGGGATCGCTGGTCCAAATTTTGCAGCACAAGGAAATATCCTTGTAAGTGCAAAAACGGTTGAATCGATGGCTGGAACTTTTAATAACTGTGAAGGTGAACTTTCTGAACGACTGTTATCTGCATTAGATGCAGGACAAAATGCTGGAGGGGATAGTCGAGGAAAACAGTCGGCTGCATTGTTAATTGTGAAGGAACAAGGTGGTTATGGAGGGTTTAATGACAGGTATATTGATTTACGTGTAGATGATCATCCAGAGCCTATAAAAGAATTAATCCGCTTACACAAGTTACAACAATTATATTTTTCCAAAACAAAAGCTAACCATATTCTAGGAATAAAAGGGGAGATAAAAGAACAATTAATTTCTATATTATCCCAACTAGGTTATCTATCTACAAAAGAAGTGAGCGATGAACAGTTAAATCGTGCTTTTAAAACTTTTATACATACCGAAAATTTTGAGGAAAGGGATTTAGGAGCTGGAAAAATAGATAAGGAAGTTTTGGAGTTTATGAAAAGTTTAATAAAGATAAATAGACATTAA